In one Mucilaginibacter ginsenosidivorax genomic region, the following are encoded:
- a CDS encoding LacI family DNA-binding transcriptional regulator — translation MPGSEKEITIYDIAKKLNVSAATVSRALQNHLRVNKNTKKMIVKAAEEMGYRSNSFASNLRRKNSNIIGVIVPRLNSSFTSDVIAGIEKVVNDNDYNLIISQSLETMKKEINNAKAMLNNRVDGLLVSLAYDTINVEHFEPFIKRRIPVIFFDRVVEHDHYPQIYIDNFKAAYEITGHLIEQGCTRIVHITANVLRNVYSERLRGYKAALEKHGIQFDESLLFINDLSANASAITAQEILKMNPLPDGLFCANDASAVSCIQVLKKAGIKIPGDIAVAGFNNDPVSCVIEPNLTTINYKGFEMGEVAANLLINHLVNKNDLQQTHSLILRSELIIRESSAREK, via the coding sequence ATATAGCCAAAAAGCTTAATGTTTCGGCAGCTACAGTAAGCCGCGCGCTTCAGAATCATCTACGGGTAAACAAAAACACCAAAAAGATGATTGTTAAAGCCGCCGAAGAAATGGGCTACCGTTCCAACTCCTTTGCCAGCAACTTACGTCGCAAAAACAGCAACATCATTGGCGTAATTGTACCAAGGCTCAATAGCAGTTTTACATCTGATGTGATAGCGGGTATAGAGAAGGTAGTGAACGATAATGATTATAACCTCATCATCAGCCAATCATTGGAAACGATGAAAAAAGAAATTAATAACGCGAAGGCAATGCTAAATAACCGGGTTGATGGCCTGCTGGTTTCGTTGGCCTATGATACTATCAATGTTGAACATTTTGAACCGTTTATAAAACGCAGGATCCCGGTAATCTTCTTCGACCGGGTGGTTGAGCATGACCATTATCCTCAAATTTATATTGATAATTTTAAAGCAGCTTATGAAATTACCGGGCACCTTATTGAGCAGGGTTGCACACGGATAGTGCATATTACGGCCAACGTTTTAAGAAATGTTTATTCGGAAAGGCTACGGGGATATAAGGCCGCGCTGGAAAAACACGGTATTCAATTCGACGAAAGTTTGTTGTTTATTAATGATCTTAGCGCCAACGCATCGGCTATAACTGCCCAGGAAATACTAAAAATGAACCCGCTGCCCGATGGTTTATTCTGCGCTAACGACGCAAGTGCAGTAAGCTGTATACAAGTCCTCAAAAAAGCAGGGATAAAAATTCCCGGGGATATTGCCGTTGCGGGTTTCAACAACGACCCGGTATCGTGCGTAATTGAACCCAATTTAACCACCATTAACTACAAGGGATTTGAAATGGGCGAAGTTGCCGCCAATTTGCTCATCAATCATTTGGTAAACAAAAACGACCTGCAACAAACCCACAGCCTGATATTAAGATCGGAATTGATTATAAGGGAATCATCGGCAAGGGAAAAGTAA
- a CDS encoding SDR family NAD(P)-dependent oxidoreductase yields the protein MESKTKLAIVTGGASGLGLATAKKFIEQGIRTIIIGRDEQKLAAVAHDLGELCSYKPYDLSQTAGIPALVASIVQEFGAPDILVNNAGINHKKPFIEVTDDDFQQIIQTNLVAVFALSREVVKTMLAEGSGSIVNVSSMAAQYGIPYVIAYTASKTAIEGMTRAMATELSPQGIRVNCVAPGFIATDMSAKALDNDPARKQKVLGRTPMGKLGEPADIAEAIYYLATDSAKYVTGVILQVDGGNSIGF from the coding sequence ATGGAATCAAAAACTAAACTGGCTATAGTTACAGGAGGCGCGTCGGGCCTGGGTTTAGCCACGGCAAAAAAATTTATTGAACAAGGTATCAGGACAATTATTATTGGCCGTGATGAGCAGAAACTAGCTGCGGTAGCCCATGACCTTGGCGAACTTTGCAGTTATAAACCCTACGATTTAAGCCAGACCGCCGGGATACCGGCTTTAGTAGCATCAATTGTTCAGGAGTTTGGCGCACCCGATATCCTGGTGAATAACGCCGGCATCAACCATAAAAAGCCGTTCATCGAGGTTACCGACGACGATTTTCAGCAAATTATACAAACAAACCTGGTGGCCGTATTTGCACTGAGCCGCGAAGTTGTAAAAACTATGCTGGCTGAGGGCAGCGGCAGTATTGTTAACGTAAGTTCAATGGCGGCACAGTACGGCATCCCTTATGTAATAGCTTATACTGCATCAAAAACCGCTATTGAAGGCATGACCCGCGCCATGGCTACCGAGCTTTCGCCGCAGGGCATCCGGGTTAATTGCGTGGCTCCAGGCTTTATCGCTACAGATATGTCGGCAAAGGCATTGGATAATGATCCCGCCAGGAAACAAAAAGTTTTAGGTCGCACCCCCATGGGCAAACTGGGCGAACCTGCCGACATTGCCGAGGCTATTTATTATTTAGCCACAGATAGCGCCAAATATGTAACCGGCGTAATATTGCAGGTGGATGGCGGAAATTCGATTGGATTTTAA
- a CDS encoding polysaccharide deacetylase family protein: protein MKPVKYAILFFLLLLALTSRSQDKPLWNNKQCAVVLTYDDAIDVDLDNVLPALDSLKLKGTFYLIGSSPVVVNRMAEWRKAASQGHELGNHSLYHPCDGSLPGRGFVTAETDLGKYSLERAVKEIKATNTLLKAIDGKTARTFAFPCGDLKIGDKYFYDYLKNDFAGARGVAPGLQTLKQVNLDNIDSFMINGQSADYLINLVKQAMQSRTLLVFLFHGVGGGHNLNVSLEAHSKLLHYLKQHQKEIWVAPMVDVAAYIKADQQK from the coding sequence ATGAAACCAGTCAAATACGCCATCCTATTTTTTTTACTACTGCTTGCGCTAACCTCAAGGTCGCAGGACAAGCCCTTGTGGAATAATAAACAGTGTGCAGTTGTATTAACCTATGATGACGCAATTGATGTTGACCTTGATAACGTGCTGCCCGCGCTCGATTCGCTTAAATTGAAAGGCACTTTTTATCTTATCGGCTCGTCGCCGGTTGTGGTAAACCGGATGGCAGAATGGCGAAAAGCGGCATCGCAGGGCCACGAGTTGGGCAATCATTCCCTGTATCATCCCTGCGATGGCAGTTTGCCGGGCCGCGGTTTTGTAACCGCCGAAACTGACCTGGGTAAATACTCGCTTGAACGTGCCGTTAAAGAAATAAAAGCAACCAATACCCTGCTTAAAGCGATTGACGGCAAAACGGCGCGTACTTTTGCATTCCCTTGTGGTGATCTTAAAATAGGCGATAAGTATTTTTACGATTACCTTAAAAACGATTTTGCAGGCGCACGTGGCGTTGCCCCAGGACTACAGACATTAAAACAGGTAAACCTGGATAACATTGATAGTTTTATGATTAACGGGCAATCTGCCGATTATTTAATTAACCTGGTTAAACAGGCCATGCAGTCTCGCACGTTGCTGGTGTTTTTATTTCATGGCGTTGGGGGCGGGCATAATCTTAATGTTAGCCTGGAAGCGCACAGTAAGTTACTACACTACCTTAAACAACACCAAAAGGAAATTTGGGTTGCGCCAATGGTTGATGTTGCCGCTTACATCAAAGCCGATCAGCAAAAATGA
- a CDS encoding glucuronyl esterase domain-containing protein: MKTVIFFFLFALPVMVSAQSPAPVNFTAEQDHQNMMKQLGIKTLRNGPSGDENAPNHANYNEALANPFPDLPDALTLKNGKKVANADMWWKLRRPEIAEDMEREVYGRIPANVPKVTWTVKVTDKERVGFYPVTAKQLIGHVDNTACLSINVNIEMTLVLPANAKGPVPVLMMFARSALPAPAQPSPADLEKINSALKELLVKEHPELKAIFEQYPAYNPVAEQSPFGPGGFPVIKGDPPTAMQLIANGWGYVLIDPSSIQADNAEGLTKGIIGLVNKGQPRKPDDWGALRAWSWGAARALDYLETEPTVDAKHVGIEGVSRYGKAALVTLAFEQRFAMGLIGSSGEGGAKLHRRNFGEAVESLTGGEYYWMAGNFMKYGASEATFGAKTAKDLPVDAHELIALCAPRLTFISYGIPEQGDAKWLDQQGSYMATVAAGAVFKLLGVKDIGVSNDYKTEKMPPVNTGMLDGVLAWRQHDGGHTDAPNVKYFIAWAKKMMEQEKAGNPIAK; this comes from the coding sequence ATGAAAACTGTCATTTTCTTTTTTTTATTTGCATTACCCGTAATGGTTAGTGCGCAAAGCCCGGCCCCGGTAAATTTTACGGCCGAGCAGGATCATCAGAATATGATGAAACAGTTGGGTATTAAAACATTGCGTAACGGCCCAAGCGGCGACGAAAATGCCCCCAACCACGCTAACTACAATGAGGCTTTAGCTAACCCTTTCCCTGATTTGCCGGATGCCCTTACCCTAAAAAATGGTAAAAAAGTAGCCAATGCCGACATGTGGTGGAAGCTACGCCGCCCCGAAATTGCAGAGGATATGGAACGTGAAGTATACGGCAGGATCCCGGCAAATGTGCCCAAAGTAACCTGGACGGTAAAGGTAACCGATAAAGAACGCGTAGGTTTTTATCCCGTAACAGCCAAACAACTGATAGGTCATGTTGATAATACCGCTTGCCTGTCAATCAATGTAAATATTGAAATGACGCTGGTGCTGCCAGCTAATGCTAAGGGCCCGGTTCCGGTATTGATGATGTTTGCCCGCAGTGCGCTTCCGGCGCCGGCGCAACCATCGCCGGCCGACCTGGAAAAGATAAACAGTGCTTTGAAAGAGTTACTTGTAAAAGAACACCCTGAACTGAAAGCCATTTTTGAGCAATATCCCGCTTATAACCCGGTAGCAGAGCAATCGCCGTTTGGGCCGGGTGGCTTCCCGGTAATAAAAGGCGATCCGCCTACGGCCATGCAGCTGATAGCTAATGGCTGGGGCTATGTGCTGATTGATCCTTCATCGATACAGGCAGATAATGCCGAAGGGCTTACCAAAGGTATTATTGGCCTGGTAAATAAAGGGCAGCCCCGTAAACCCGATGATTGGGGTGCCTTACGCGCCTGGTCATGGGGCGCCGCAAGGGCTTTGGATTACCTGGAGACGGAACCCACCGTTGATGCCAAACACGTGGGCATTGAAGGGGTATCGCGCTATGGCAAAGCCGCTTTGGTGACGCTTGCTTTTGAGCAGCGCTTTGCCATGGGCCTCATCGGTTCGTCTGGCGAGGGTGGCGCCAAATTACACCGCCGCAATTTTGGCGAAGCGGTTGAAAGTTTAACCGGTGGCGAGTATTATTGGATGGCAGGCAACTTTATGAAATACGGGGCCAGCGAGGCCACTTTTGGAGCTAAAACAGCAAAAGACTTGCCCGTAGATGCGCATGAACTGATAGCGCTTTGCGCGCCGAGGCTTACATTTATCAGCTATGGCATTCCCGAACAGGGCGACGCCAAATGGCTGGATCAGCAGGGGAGTTATATGGCTACCGTTGCTGCCGGGGCGGTTTTTAAATTACTGGGCGTAAAAGACATAGGTGTATCAAACGATTACAAAACAGAAAAAATGCCGCCGGTAAACACCGGTATGCTGGATGGCGTATTGGCCTGGCGGCAGCACGATGGTGGCCATACCGATGCCCCCAACGTAAAATACTTTATTGCCTGGGCCAAAAAAATGATGGAGCAGGAGAAAGCCGGCAATCCCATAGCTAAATAA